The following proteins are co-located in the Oncorhynchus gorbuscha isolate QuinsamMale2020 ecotype Even-year linkage group LG22, OgorEven_v1.0, whole genome shotgun sequence genome:
- the LOC124009308 gene encoding caytaxin-like, giving the protein MGTAEVMTEVTARMDSMEVKDEWQDEDFPRPLPEDGDMEDRGLTDNTTTPPNTLNVAVWGESSALHKRRTLVAPDMNMSLDQSEGSVLSDDFLGNPDDLDVNVDDMDTPDDNDSLEFITNGNDLEWEDDTPIVSSKGLPGGQTEEEEEAGRLWRTVIIGDQEQRIDMAVIRPYLRVVTHGGYYGEGLNAIIVFAACYLPESSCEDYTYIMENLFLYVISSLELLVAEDYMIIYLNGATPRRRMPGISWLKRCYHTINRRLKKNLKWLVIAHPSWFIRTILAISRPFISVKFLDKIRYVHTLDELSQLIPMDHIQIPECVLQ; this is encoded by the exons GCCTCTACCAGAAGATGGAGACATGGAGGACAGGGGGCTCACTGACAACACGACAA CTCCCCCTAACACCCTGAATGTTGCTGTTTGGGGTGAGTCGTCGGCCCTGCATAAGCGCCGTACGCTGGTAGCTCCAGACATGAACATGTCATTGGACCAGAGCGAAGGTTCCGTCCTGTCAGATGACTTCTTAGGTAACCCTGACGACCTGGATGTCAACGTGGACGACATGGACACGCCCGACGACAACGACTCCTTGGAGTTTATCACCAACGGCAACGACCTGGAGTGGGAAG ACGACACTCCTATAGTGAGTTCCAAGGGTCTGCCTGGAggccagacagaggaggaggaggaggcaggcagaCTGTGGAGGACAGTGATCATAGGAGATCAGGAACAGAGGATAGACATGGCTGTCATCAGACCATACCTGAGGGTGGTCACACATGGAG gttactACGGTGAGGGTCTGAATGCCATCATAGTGTTTGCGGCGTGTTACCTGCCAGAGAGCAGCTGTGAGGACTACACTTACATCATGGAGAACCTCTTCCT CTATGTGATCAGTAGCCTGGAGTTGTTAGTGGCTGAGGACTACATGATTATCTATCTGAACGGAGCTACGCCTCGCAGGAGGATGCCTGGTATCAGCTGGCTAAAGAGGTGCTACCACACCATCAACAGGAG GTTGAAGAAGAATCTGAAGTGGCTGGTCATTGCTCACCCATCCTGGTTCATCCGTACAATCCTGGCCATCTCCAGACCCTTCATCAG tgtGAAGTTCCTGGATAAGATCCGCTATGTTCACACATTGGATGAGTTGAGCCAGCTGATTCCTATGGACCACATACAGATCCCAGAATGTGTCCTGCAGTAA